One window from the genome of Trabulsiella odontotermitis encodes:
- the cysJ gene encoding NADPH-dependent assimilatory sulfite reductase flavoprotein subunit, protein MTTQAPPSSLLPLNPEQLARLQAATTDFSPTQLAWVSGYFWGMLNQHPGTVTTASPVAAVIPAITLISASQTGNARRVAEQLRDDLLAEKLNVNLVNAGDYKFKQIAAEKLLVVVTSTQGEGEPPEEAVALHKFLFSKKAPKLNGTAFAVFGLGDTSYEFFCQSGKDFDSKLAELGGERLLDRVDCDVEYQTAATQWRARVVEVLKARAPVAPAAQTAVAATGAFNEVHTSPYTKEAPLTATLSVNQKITSRDSEKDVRHIEIDLGDSGLRYQPGDALGVWYQNDPALVKELVELLWLKGDEPVMVDGKTLPLAEALQWHFELTVNTGNIVENYATLTRSESLLPLVGDKAQLQHYAATTPIVDMVRFSPAQLDADALIGLLRPLTPRLYSIASAQAEVESEVHVTVGVVRYDIEGRTRSGGASGFLADRVEEDGEVRVFIEHNDNFRLPANPQTPVIMIGPGTGIAPFRAFMQQRAADGAEGKNWLFFGNPHFVDDFLYQVEWQRYVKEGVLSRIDLAWSRDQKEKIYVQDKLREQGAELWRWINDGAHIYVCGDANRMAKDVEQALLDVIAEFGAMDAEAADEYLSELRVERRYQRDVY, encoded by the coding sequence ATGACGACACAGGCCCCACCTTCCAGTCTGCTCCCGCTTAACCCGGAGCAACTGGCCCGCCTGCAGGCGGCAACCACTGATTTTTCTCCAACCCAGCTGGCCTGGGTTTCTGGCTATTTCTGGGGCATGCTCAATCAGCATCCCGGCACGGTGACAACGGCCTCGCCCGTCGCGGCCGTTATCCCGGCCATCACCTTAATTTCTGCTTCCCAGACCGGCAACGCGCGTCGCGTGGCAGAGCAGCTTCGCGACGATCTGCTGGCGGAAAAACTGAACGTCAACCTGGTTAATGCCGGAGATTATAAATTCAAGCAAATCGCCGCCGAAAAACTGCTGGTTGTCGTCACCTCAACGCAGGGAGAGGGTGAGCCGCCGGAAGAGGCTGTTGCGCTACATAAGTTCCTGTTCTCGAAAAAAGCGCCGAAACTGAACGGTACTGCTTTTGCCGTGTTTGGCCTCGGTGACACCTCTTACGAATTTTTCTGCCAGTCCGGTAAAGACTTTGACAGCAAACTGGCGGAACTCGGCGGTGAGCGTCTGCTCGATCGCGTTGATTGTGATGTGGAGTACCAGACTGCGGCCACTCAGTGGCGCGCTCGTGTGGTGGAAGTGCTGAAGGCGCGTGCGCCTGTTGCCCCTGCGGCACAGACGGCTGTCGCGGCGACCGGGGCTTTCAACGAAGTTCACACCAGCCCGTACACCAAAGAAGCGCCGCTGACTGCGACGCTGTCAGTGAACCAGAAAATCACCAGCCGCGACTCGGAAAAAGATGTGCGTCATATCGAAATCGATCTTGGCGACTCTGGCTTGCGCTACCAGCCTGGCGATGCGCTCGGCGTCTGGTATCAGAACGATCCGGCGCTGGTCAAAGAACTGGTTGAACTGCTGTGGCTGAAAGGCGATGAGCCGGTGATGGTTGACGGTAAAACGCTGCCGCTGGCCGAGGCGTTGCAATGGCATTTTGAGCTGACGGTCAACACCGGCAACATCGTGGAAAATTACGCAACGCTGACCCGCAGCGAAAGCCTGCTGCCGTTAGTGGGCGATAAAGCCCAGCTCCAGCATTACGCCGCTACCACGCCGATTGTCGACATGGTGCGTTTTTCGCCGGCACAACTGGATGCCGATGCGCTGATCGGGCTGCTGCGCCCGCTGACGCCGCGCCTCTATTCCATCGCCTCTGCGCAGGCGGAAGTGGAAAGCGAAGTTCACGTCACCGTGGGTGTCGTACGCTATGACATAGAAGGCCGCACCCGCAGCGGTGGCGCGTCGGGCTTCCTTGCTGATCGCGTGGAAGAAGACGGGGAAGTGCGGGTGTTCATCGAGCACAACGATAACTTCCGCCTGCCTGCCAACCCGCAGACGCCAGTGATCATGATTGGCCCGGGCACCGGTATCGCGCCGTTCCGCGCCTTTATGCAACAGCGTGCCGCCGATGGTGCGGAAGGCAAAAACTGGCTGTTCTTTGGCAACCCACATTTTGTGGATGATTTCCTCTATCAGGTGGAATGGCAGCGCTACGTCAAAGAGGGCGTACTGAGCCGTATTGATCTCGCCTGGTCGAGAGACCAGAAAGAAAAAATCTACGTACAAGACAAACTGCGCGAACAGGGCGCTGAGCTGTGGCGCTGGATCAACGACGGTGCGCACATTTATGTCTGTGGCGACGCCAATCGCATGGCGAAAGATGTCGAACAGGCTTTATTGGACGTGATTGCCGAATTTGGCGCGATGGATGCCGAAGCGGCGGATGAATATTTAAGTGAGCTGCGCGTTGAGCGCCGTTATCAGCGAGATGTCTACTAA